Below is a genomic region from Streptosporangium album.
ACATCGATCTTGAGGTTGCGCAGGGCGAGGTCGTCGTGGTCATCGGCCCCTCGGGGTCGGGCAAGTCCACGCTGTGCCGCTGCCTGAACCGGCTGGAGAGCGCAGGCTCGGGCGAGATCCTCATCGACGGGGTCCCCGCCCCGGTGGAGGGCCGCGAACTGGCCCGCCTCCGGGCCGACGTCGGCATGGTCTTCCAGTCGTTCAACCTCTTCCAGCACAAGAGCGTCCTGGAGAACGTCATGCTCGCGCCGGTGAAGGTGCGGGGCGTCAGCCGTGCCGAGGCGGAGAGCACCGCCCGGGAGCTGCTGGCGCGCGTCGGCATCGCCGAGCAGGCCGCGAAGCTGCCCGCGCAGCTCTCGGGCGGCCAGCAGCAGCGGGCGGCCATCGCCCGCGCGCTCGCCATGCGTCCCAAGGTGATGCTCTTCGACGAGCCCACCTCGGCGCTCGATCCCGAGATGGTCGGCGAGGTCCTGGACGTGATGGTCCAGCTCGCCGCCGACGGCATGACCATGGTCGTCGTCACTCACGAGATGGGCTTCGCCCGCAGGGCCGCCGACCGGGTGGTCTTCATGGACGACGGCCAGATCGTCGAGTCGGCCGAGCCGGACGCCTTCTTCGAAGCTCCCACGACAGACCGGGCCAGGGACTTCCTGGCCAAGGTACTCACGCACTGATCGCAAAGGATGGTGGGCCCGATGGTGTCCATGAAGCGGATGGCCGCTGTCGCCGCCGTGTCGATGATCGGCCTCTCGGCCTGTTCCGGCACGGATTCGGGCAGCCCGGCGGTACCGGGCGAGGCCAAGGGCGGTGACCTGCTCGCCAAGGCACCCGTGGCGGCCGCCGCGGACATCCTGCCCGGCTCCACGATGGAGAAGATCAAGCAGCGCGGCGAGCTGATCGTCGGCGGGTCGCTCGACGCCCCGCTGCTGTCGCAGCAGAACCCGACGACCGGCGAGGTCGAGGGATTCGACGCGGACATGGGCAAGGCGCTCGCCAAGTACATCCTCGGCGAGCCCAAGGTGAAGATCGTCAACTCGGCCTCGGAGACCCGTGAGGCGCTGCTGAGCAACGGCACCGTGGACGTCGTCTTCCAGACCTACACGATCACCCCGGAACGGGCCAAGCAGGTCGCCTTCGCCGGCCCCTACTACTCCTCGGGCCTGAGCCTCGCGGTCAGGAAGGGCACGACCGGCATCACCAAGCCGGAGGACCTGAACGGCAAGACCGTCATCGCCGGAGCCAACACCCCGGCCATCCCGGCGATCAAGAAGGTCGCTCCGCAGGCGAAGATCGTGACGTTCGGCGGCGACCCCGAGTGCATACAGGCGCTCAAGCAGGAGCGCGGCGACGTCTACGTCCAGGACGAGACGCTCCTGGTCGCCAACGCCAAGAAGGACCCGTCGGTCCAGGTCGTCGGGTCGCCGTTCACGACCGACCCGTACGGCATCGGCCTCAAGCACGGCGACGAGCAGTTCAAGAAGTTCGTCAACGACTGGTTGAAGAAGATCCAGGCCGACGGCCTCTGGCAGCAGACCTGGAAGAACTCCCTCGGCACGGTCGTGCAGGGCGAGGCTCCCGCCCCGCCGCAGATCGGTTCGGTGCCGGGTTCCTGATGTCGGCGATCCTGGACCACCTGCCCGAGTTCTGGCAGGGCCTGACCGTGACCCTCCAGCTCACCGCGGCGTCGTTCCTCGGCGCCGCGGTCGTGGGGCTCGTGATCACGGCCATGCGGGTCAGCCCGGTCGGCGTGCTGCGCGGCATCGGCACCGCCTACGTGGAGACCTTCCAGAACCTGCCCCTCCTGGTGCTGCTGGTGCTCGCCGTCTTCGGCCTGCCGGAGGTCGGGATCAAGGCCGACCTGCTGGTGACGGCGATCGTGGTCATCGCGCTCTACGAGGCCGCCTACATCGCCGAGGCCCTGCGCTCGGGCGTCAACGCCGTCTCCACCGGGCAGGGTGAGGCGGCCCGCGCGCTCGGGCTGACCTTCGGCCAGTCCCTGCGGCACGTGATCCTGCCGCAGGCGCTGCGCACGGTGGTCCAGCCACTGGGCAACATCTTCATCGCGCTGACGATGAACACCTCGCTCGCGGCCGCGGTCGGCGTGGTCGACCTGACCGCCGCGGCCAACCGGGTGAACCTGATGGAGGCCCAGCCCATCCCGATCTTCGTCGGGGCGGGCCTGGCCTACGCGCTGATCGCCGCCTGTGCCGGGTTCGTCACCGGGCGGCTCGAACGACGGCTGGTGGTGGTCAGGTGAGCAGTCTGCTCTTCGACGAGCCCGGGCCGCGCGCCCGCCGCAGGATCCGGATCGCGACCGTTGTGGGGGCGGTCGCGGTCCTCGCCCTGCTGGCGCTGGCCGTACGGCAGTTCGCCGCCGGCGGCCAGCTCGACGCCGGCCGCTGGCAGCCGTACGCGACGTGGCCGATGTGGCGCTACCTGCTCGGCGGACTCTGGTCCACCGCGCTGGCTGCGGTCGTCTCGGCCGCCCTCTCGATGGCGGCCGGTCTGGCGCTCGCCCTCGGACGTCTGTCGCGGCGCCGGTGGGTGCGCCTGCCCGCCGCAACGTACGTGGAGGTCGTGCGGACCGTCCCGGCGCTGCTGCTGGTCTACCTCGTGCTGTTCGCGCTGCCCCGCTACGGGCTGGACCTGCCGCTGTTCTGGAAGCTCGTGGTGCCGCTGGCGATCTCGAACGCGGCGGCGTTCGCGGAGATCTTCCGGGCCGGGATCCTGTCGGTCGAACGGGGCCAGGGCGAGGCGGGCCTGGCGGTGGGGCTGACCCACGGCCAGACGATGCGCATGATCGTGCTCCCGCAGGCGGCCCGGCGCGTGCTGCCCTCGATCGTCAGCCAGTCGGTCGGCCTGCTGAAGGACACCTCGCTGGGCTTCGTCGTCAGCTACGCCGAGCTGCTCTACAGCGGCAAGGTCCTGGCGTCCTACAACGGCCTGCTCATCCAGACCTACATCGTCGTCGCGCTGATCTACCTGGTGGTCAACGCGTCGCTGTCCAAACTCGCCCGCACCCTCGAAGCCCGCCAGCGGCGGACCCTCCGACCACGAAGGAGACTCACCCGTGCCTGAAGTCGTCCCGCTCGCCGGGGGGCGTTCCGGATTCGTCCCGCTCGCCGAGGTCGTGCGTTCCGGATTCACCGAGAGTGTGCACTTCGGCAGTGCCGTCGCCCTCGCGCCCGACGGCGGCGTCGCGGTCGCCCGCGGCCCGGTCGGCGCGCCGGTGCTGCCGCGCTCGTCGGCCAAGCCGTTCCAGGCGCTCGCCTGCCTGCTGTCCGGAGCCGATCTGCGCGGCCCGCGCCTGGCCATCGCCGCCGGCAGCCACACGGGTGAGGACTTCCACGTACGGCTGGTCGCCGAGATGCTCGGCGAGGCGGGGCTGGGCTTCGACGCCCTCGGCTGCCCCGCCGACTGGCCGGAGGACGAGGCCACCCGTCACGCGCTGATCCGGAGCGGCCTGACCGCCTCCCGTGAGCGGATGAACTGCTCGGGCAAGCACGCCGCGATGCTCACCGCGTCGGCGGCCTCGGGCTGGGATGTCGGCTCCTACCTCGACCCCGGTCATCCCGTGCAGCGGCGGGTCCGGGACGTGGTCGAGGAGCTGTCGGGAGAGGAGACGGCCCACGTCGCCGCCGACGGGTGCGGCGCGCCGCTGTTCGGGCTGTCGCTGACCGGGCTGGCACGGGCCGTACAGGGGCTGGTCCTCGCCGCCCCCGGGACGGCGCCCCGGGCGGTCGCCGACGCCATGCGCGAGCACCCCGAGTACGTCGGCGGGACCGGTCACGTCAACACCTCGCTGATGCGGGCGCTGCCGGGGGCGGTGGCGAAGGGCGGCGCCGAGGGCGTGCTCGTCGTCGCGCTCGCCACCGGGCACGCGGCGGCGGTCAAGGTCATCGACGGGAGTCCGCGCGCCACGAGCGCGATCGCCCTGGCCGCGCTCCGTGCGGCGGGGGGCGACGTCGCGTCCGCAGGGGAGTTCGCGAGTGTTCCGGTGCTGGGCGGGGGCGTCCCGGTCGGCGAGATCCACACTTTGGGGGATAAATGAGCCTTACCTATGAGATCTGCATTGACAGTACGGCAGGCGCGCTGGCGGCCGAGCAGGCCGGGGCGCACCGGGTCGAGCTGTGCTCGGCCCTCTTCGAGGGGGGCCTGACCCCGACCCTCGGCACCGTCGAGGCGACCCTCGCGGCGGTCACGTCGATCCGCGTCCACGCGATCATCCGCCCCCGGGGCGGTGACTTCATCTACGACGAGTACGAGATCGCAGCCATGGAACGCGACGTGGCCGCCATCCGGGACGCGGGCGCGCAGGGCGTGGTGATCGGGGTGCTGACCCCGTCGGGCGAGGTGGACGCCGAGGTGGCCAAGCGGCTCATCGGCGCGGCCGGAGACCTCTCGGTCACCTTCCACCGGGCCTTCGACATGACCGCCGACCCGTTCGCCGCCCTCGACACGCTCGCCTCGCTGGGCGTCGACCGGGTGCTCACCTCCGGTCAGGACATCACGGCGCTCGAAGGCGCACCGCTGATCGCGTCGCTGGTCGAGCGGGCGGGGGACGGTCCGATCATCATGCCCGGCGGCGGCATCACGCCCCGCAACGTGGGCCGCGTGGTCGAGGCGACGGGGGTCAAGGAGATCCACTTCGCCGCTCTCGTGGACGCTCCCAGCCCCGCGATCCACCGCAACCCCCACCCGTTCATGGGCGGCGAGCTGCGCCAGCCCGAGTACGCCCGTCTGGTCACCTCCTCGGGCCTGGTCTCCGAGGTGATCGCCGCCGCCGGAGCCTGAAGGGCCGCGGCGCCGTACGGATGACGTCGGGAGCGTCCGCCGCGCGGGCCCGGAGGCTCAGGGGGCGGGCGCGGTCCGGCTCACACGCCGGTGGGCAGGGTCTCCAGCTCGCCGCGGCTCTCCCGCTCCATGTGCAGTGGCTGCAGCGCGGAGGTCCTGGCGATCCAGCACAGGGCGTCGTAGCGGTCGCCGACCCTGCTGGGCACGTAGTTGCGCCGCTCCCGGATCGGGTCGTACACCACGCCGATGGCGCGATGCCCGAGCCGGGTCGTCAGCCAGCCGGCGTCCGGCTGGTCGGCGAAGACGAACAGCGCCCGGTGATCCAGGTCGGTCTCCGGGCTGCAGAGCAGTCCTTCGAGGGTGTCCGGAGGCGGCGGGGGCACCTGCATGACCTCCATGGGCGCCCCCCATCGCGGCGCCGCGATCACCTCGCCGTAGGCGGTGGCGAAGCCGACCAGCACGACGTCGTCCGGGCCGTGCCGCTCCCTGGCGAGGTGGCCGAGGTTGACGATCCCGCCCCGCGCCATGTCGGTGGCCCTGGCGTCGCCGATGTGGGTGTTGTGGGCCCAGACGACGGCTTTCGCGCCGTCGCCGTGGAAGTGCAGCAACCGGTCCAGGGTGTCGGCCATGTGTGTGTCGCGGACGTTCCACGACTCCGCACCCCCGCTGATCATGCTCCGGTAGTAGCGTTCGGCGGCTGTGGCGACCTCGGCGTTCTGCCAGATGTTCAACCTCTCGGCCGGGTCGGCGGGGTCGGCGGAGACCGTCTTCCGTATCCGGCTCAGCAGCTCGGCCACCTCCTGTTCGCACCCCGCGGGCACCAGCCGGGTGCCC
It encodes:
- a CDS encoding amino acid ABC transporter ATP-binding protein produces the protein MIQVQRLNKWFGDHHVLRDIDLEVAQGEVVVVIGPSGSGKSTLCRCLNRLESAGSGEILIDGVPAPVEGRELARLRADVGMVFQSFNLFQHKSVLENVMLAPVKVRGVSRAEAESTARELLARVGIAEQAAKLPAQLSGGQQQRAAIARALAMRPKVMLFDEPTSALDPEMVGEVLDVMVQLAADGMTMVVVTHEMGFARRAADRVVFMDDGQIVESAEPDAFFEAPTTDRARDFLAKVLTH
- a CDS encoding glutamate ABC transporter substrate-binding protein; protein product: MVSMKRMAAVAAVSMIGLSACSGTDSGSPAVPGEAKGGDLLAKAPVAAAADILPGSTMEKIKQRGELIVGGSLDAPLLSQQNPTTGEVEGFDADMGKALAKYILGEPKVKIVNSASETREALLSNGTVDVVFQTYTITPERAKQVAFAGPYYSSGLSLAVRKGTTGITKPEDLNGKTVIAGANTPAIPAIKKVAPQAKIVTFGGDPECIQALKQERGDVYVQDETLLVANAKKDPSVQVVGSPFTTDPYGIGLKHGDEQFKKFVNDWLKKIQADGLWQQTWKNSLGTVVQGEAPAPPQIGSVPGS
- a CDS encoding amino acid ABC transporter permease gives rise to the protein MSAILDHLPEFWQGLTVTLQLTAASFLGAAVVGLVITAMRVSPVGVLRGIGTAYVETFQNLPLLVLLVLAVFGLPEVGIKADLLVTAIVVIALYEAAYIAEALRSGVNAVSTGQGEAARALGLTFGQSLRHVILPQALRTVVQPLGNIFIALTMNTSLAAAVGVVDLTAAANRVNLMEAQPIPIFVGAGLAYALIAACAGFVTGRLERRLVVVR
- a CDS encoding amino acid ABC transporter permease — protein: MSSLLFDEPGPRARRRIRIATVVGAVAVLALLALAVRQFAAGGQLDAGRWQPYATWPMWRYLLGGLWSTALAAVVSAALSMAAGLALALGRLSRRRWVRLPAATYVEVVRTVPALLLVYLVLFALPRYGLDLPLFWKLVVPLAISNAAAFAEIFRAGILSVERGQGEAGLAVGLTHGQTMRMIVLPQAARRVLPSIVSQSVGLLKDTSLGFVVSYAELLYSGKVLASYNGLLIQTYIVVALIYLVVNASLSKLARTLEARQRRTLRPRRRLTRA
- a CDS encoding asparaginase gives rise to the protein MPEVVPLAGGRSGFVPLAEVVRSGFTESVHFGSAVALAPDGGVAVARGPVGAPVLPRSSAKPFQALACLLSGADLRGPRLAIAAGSHTGEDFHVRLVAEMLGEAGLGFDALGCPADWPEDEATRHALIRSGLTASRERMNCSGKHAAMLTASAASGWDVGSYLDPGHPVQRRVRDVVEELSGEETAHVAADGCGAPLFGLSLTGLARAVQGLVLAAPGTAPRAVADAMREHPEYVGGTGHVNTSLMRALPGAVAKGGAEGVLVVALATGHAAAVKVIDGSPRATSAIALAALRAAGGDVASAGEFASVPVLGGGVPVGEIHTLGDK
- a CDS encoding copper homeostasis protein CutC, whose translation is MSLTYEICIDSTAGALAAEQAGAHRVELCSALFEGGLTPTLGTVEATLAAVTSIRVHAIIRPRGGDFIYDEYEIAAMERDVAAIRDAGAQGVVIGVLTPSGEVDAEVAKRLIGAAGDLSVTFHRAFDMTADPFAALDTLASLGVDRVLTSGQDITALEGAPLIASLVERAGDGPIIMPGGGITPRNVGRVVEATGVKEIHFAALVDAPSPAIHRNPHPFMGGELRQPEYARLVTSSGLVSEVIAAAGA
- a CDS encoding erythromycin esterase family protein; protein product: MDGTDEVRGMALPLEETADLDPLMNRVGEARCVLIGEASHGTHEFYAWRAALTRRLIEERGFSFVAVEGDWPDCWEVNRSVMLADGAPEDPQEVLDAYRRWPTWMWANLETAHFCRWLRSHNTGLPHGERAGFYGLDVYSLWDSLRAIILYLHEYHPDYMENALEAYRCFEPYNEDPQAYARGTRLVPAGCEQEVAELLSRIRKTVSADPADPAERLNIWQNAEVATAAERYYRSMISGGAESWNVRDTHMADTLDRLLHFHGDGAKAVVWAHNTHIGDARATDMARGGIVNLGHLARERHGPDDVVLVGFATAYGEVIAAPRWGAPMEVMQVPPPPPDTLEGLLCSPETDLDHRALFVFADQPDAGWLTTRLGHRAIGVVYDPIRERRNYVPSRVGDRYDALCWIARTSALQPLHMERESRGELETLPTGV